GAGGAAGACGACGAGGTGGTTTCTGCATTTGATGGGAAAGGTGACAATGGTCACCGCTACGTGTCTTGCAATATGTACGCCCGCACGCTATTCGGTGATGACGCTCTGCTGAATGTGTCCATTGAGCGTGACGCGGAGGGAAAACTTAGCGGAATGGTGCGAGTCCGTGCTAACAAGCGGCCTGTTGCCTACGGTTTTGGTGAGAAGCTCAATATACTGAATCGACGTATAGTGTCATAACTCTCCTCTGCATGTTGGTCGTTGCTGTTACTGCTGTTCTATTTGTTCACTCCTCGCCCCGAACTGCAGGACGCGGCGTTACCACAGCGGAATCCGTACAAGCGTGAATTATATAAAATGCGTTGCCCGAGTATATCACCCTGTCATATTGAGAATTGAGCGTGTGAGGTGCCGCAGCGGCCCCGGGTGTGAGTAAAGAGGAAGGTGAGGGGGAAacatgaggaaaaaaaaaacgtagaGATGAGACAGGGCAGATAAATGAATTAGAATAAGAGAAGAAACATAcgtgtgtgagtgtggaGGGAAGCGATGGTGAAGGTAGcgacaaaaaaggcaaaaatgaGACCTGAGACAAGGAGAGGAGTAGGGATACCGAGAGTTTCAATCCATTAAAAGTGCATCACGTAGTATGGAGCAATGAGGGAAAACGTGgaatggaaagggaagggaaggggtcTGGGTAAAAAAAGGTAAGCATGCGCTCGTTTATTCCTCTTACCCCGTGTCATTTGGTGTCACCATCCCCTGATTTACAATCTcttttgtacatatatatatgtgtatgtgttctGGTGCTCTaaaagtttcttttccacacaTCTAATGTCCTGAGAGGCAATGAAGGTCTAATGCATCCACCGTCTCCTGACCGTTCCCCTTTATTTGCCTGTTCATACGCTCGTTattattcactttttttctattgtgcTCGGTTAGCCATTTTGCCCTTTTCTTGCTCTGTGAcccaacatatatatatatatatatatattcccgGTAGCGTAAGTCTGTGCAGCTCCCGTGGCGACTTTTCTGGTTTTCCTCTGCGGTTTCTCTTTACAGTTTTAcatccctctttcctttccttatttttcctttttgtgggggggggggggttgttgcattattattattattattatcattttgtgtgcatgtgtattGAGCGTCGGCATAACCGTTAGCACAGAATGCAGTTTGGCCCTGTTGTCAGTGAGGTGGAAATACGGACGGTGCAGGACGGCATTGCAAACGGTGTTCGCAGTGACGGCCGATCCCTTACGCAGCGCCGTCCCTTCACCGTTGTGACTAACCGCGGCTCAACCACACATTTTGAAGGCAGTAGTGTTGAGGTGCAATGCGATGGTACCACTGTTGTGGCCGCTGCAACACCGTCAGTTGTGGAACTGGACATCGACCGCGGCCAGGCACCGCGTGGCTCATTGTTTGTCAACATCGATGCCGTTCCCGCTGTGGTGGAGCATTACGCGCAATCGGTGCGAAATAACAGCGCCCGCTACCGTCAAGccttcctctccttcttaGCAACGGCCATCCGTCAAACGTTCGGGGCACAAGGCGTTACGGCTGaggagcggcagcagcaactgggAATTGCGGAGGCAGAGATTATTGCTGATGAGGGAGATGATGAACAAAGGGAGGATGCCCTCGGGGGAAGAGGCGCAGCAGAGGAGAAGCCGGTGGAAGAGACTGCGGAACAATGGGTGGATTGTTGCGGATTTCCCGGTGAACAATTGTATATTGGAGGGGGATATGCTTTTCGTATTGATGTGGACGCGCATGTGCTGCAGGCTCATGGGGGGAGTTTGGCCTCCATCGTGGCTCTAGCGGTGCATGCTGCACTCAAAACTGTACGACTACCAAGTGTTACCCTTCACGAAGCCTCCGCCGGGTTTTCACTGGAAGTGGACTACAGTAAACCGTATGCCACAGCAGTAAATTGGAGTCGGCTACCGGTGTTGAGCGTTGTGCATGTGTCGCCCACGCGGCATTATGTGGTGGATCCAACGCGGTTGGAGGAGTTGGCGCTGCCGCAGCAGTTGCGTGTGGCAGTCAACAGCTTCGGGCAAGTGTTTCACATGCGATTTCAGCAGTTGCCTTCGCGCCGCGGGAATGCCATGCGACTTATTCGCAGTCCGTGGGAGGAAGCTGGAAAGGATAACAGTAACGATAATAACGAGCGCGAtgttgatggtgatgatgtggACGACAGTAGCCGAAGCGGTTTTGATGCCGGTGTTAAGGGAACGGTGGGTGGGATGAATATGCCCGACATGGCGGCAGTGCTGCACGCGGCTGTTCACATTTCACAGGCCGTTATTGCAGAGTGCGACGAGGCACTTGCGGGGAGTAGTGGGTAAAAGGAAAGTCGTACAAGATAGGACGCAATGAAACAGGCACTCAATAGCAGAGACGGAAGGTGAAACACGCAGAATGAAGGACAATTTATGTGATGTGTCGCGGCTGTAAACTGAGCCTCCTGTATTTCTCTTGCATATTATAAGAATGTAAACGCAAAGGTTCCCGTCTCGTCTTTTGAGTCGCTTCGCCatctattttttccccttgttaAATGGTGATGTTGTGGTTTATGCACCGAttaacttcttttccctccgtgGTTTCACCGACTCtcccattttattttattgcgtCTCTTTCCCATCACTGGGTTTCCCTCGTTACTTCGACTGcgccccttccccccccccctctttcttttctttttccctcttgctCATCATATAGATATCACGAAGGGTGGCTGATGTGTTAGTTCCGCAGCGTCGCATTCGGATTCATTACATCCTTTAGgtggtttttgttgttgctgttgtttgtctgtctgtgtgtgtatgtgtctgtgtgtgtgtgtggatggATGGAAGGAGAGAAGGTGTCTTTGCTTCATATTAGAATCGATTTAGGCCTTTTAGTTGTGTGGGTGAAGGGACAGAAAAAGCGGAGTGATAATATAAGAAGTAATATGcttcaaaaatggaaaaaaaaagtagggaAGCGGGAATTGAGTTGGAATCTGATCGGCAGAAAAACAGTATTCGTCCAACAATATCGAACGCTCATCAGCGTATTTACTTGTTTTGATGGAAGTTTTATTTGACTCTAAATATGTAAGCGTACATGATCCTGAACGCTGTACTCTTGCATTTATGTGGCACCATTCATACGCTCCGTTTTTCTTAACCTTTTTTCTTGGTTTATCTAGCCCTAGAGTAGAAAGAGTAAAGTAAATTaaactaaagaaaaagaaatataagaCTCACTCACGCAATCCATCACCTTGTAACATTTCAACAACGGACGCATCCAGAAGGGAAGCGCAAAGAGTTAATATAAAGAAAGAGATaagcaaagggaaaagtatatatatatatatatatatacggaGTGAACTTGTGATAAGCTTTACAATCGAAGGGGATTTAAACCCCCgaagtgaaaaggaagaaaacaaataagacGAAGACAACAAAGGAAGATAGCATTAGAGAAGattagaagaaggaaaagcaaagcaaagcaaaagcgTGGGGAAAGGGTAGAAgtcaaggaagaaaggaagttagtttagaagaagaaggaaagggtgCGTAGAAAACGCACTTCATATACCTTCACGTGTAGCTCTATCTACTTGGATATAAATTTACATTGCCGCTGGCTATCTCCCACGGTGgcatttaaaagaaaacaaacgcaaCGCAACACGACGCAAGCGACACTACTAGTCAGCCTCCGTCACCAGTCATTATGGAAGTACGCGATGTGAATACACATGGCGGAGCCCATACGGCAGGTGGAAGGCGTGCCATCATAAAGCGGGACGAGCA
The genomic region above belongs to Trypanosoma brucei gambiense DAL972 chromosome 1, complete sequence and contains:
- a CDS encoding RNasePH-like protein; its protein translation is MQFGPVVSEVEIRTVQDGIANGVRSDGRSLTQRRPFTVVTNRGSTTHFEGSSVEVQCDGTTVVAAATPSVVELDIDRGQAPRGSLFVNIDAVPAVVEHYAQSVRNNSARYRQAFLSFLATAIRQTFGAQGVTAEERQQQLGIAEAEIIADEGDDEQREDALGGRGAAEEKPVEETAEQWVDCCGFPGEQLYIGGGYAFRIDVDAHVLQAHGGSLASIVALAVHAALKTVRLPSVTLHEASAGFSLEVDYSKPYATAVNWSRLPVLSVVHVSPTRHYVVDPTRLEELALPQQLRVAVNSFGQVFHMRFQQLPSRRGNAMRLIRSPWEEAGKDNSNDNNERDVDGDDVDDSSRSGFDAGVKGTVGGMNMPDMAAVLHAAVHISQAVIAECDEALAGSSG